A portion of the Micromonospora tarapacensis genome contains these proteins:
- a CDS encoding GNAT family N-acetyltransferase — protein sequence MTALVHTRHDRRLGEFALRTLDVAADAPLLHRWVTHPGAAFWLMQDADLERVTAEYQAIAAHPHHDAYLGLWRGEPAFLAERYDPARVELVGLHDAQPGDVGMHFLCAPAETPVHGFTRAVITTVMAWLFADPATRRVVVEPDVRNTAVHALNAAVGFEVVGPIAKPEKTALLSICTRQRFRAAVSGATEAKEHHLDHA from the coding sequence GTGACCGCGCTCGTCCACACCCGACACGACCGGCGGCTCGGCGAGTTCGCCCTGCGTACGCTGGATGTGGCGGCCGACGCCCCGCTGCTGCACCGCTGGGTGACCCACCCCGGGGCGGCGTTCTGGCTGATGCAGGACGCCGACCTGGAACGGGTCACCGCCGAGTACCAGGCCATCGCCGCCCACCCGCACCACGACGCGTACCTCGGGCTGTGGCGGGGTGAGCCGGCGTTCCTCGCCGAACGGTACGACCCGGCCCGGGTCGAGCTGGTCGGGCTGCACGACGCGCAGCCCGGCGACGTGGGCATGCACTTCCTCTGCGCGCCCGCCGAGACCCCGGTGCACGGCTTCACCCGGGCCGTCATCACCACCGTGATGGCCTGGCTCTTCGCCGACCCCGCCACCCGCCGGGTCGTGGTCGAGCCGGACGTACGCAACACCGCCGTGCACGCGCTCAACGCGGCGGTCGGTTTCGAGGTGGTCGGCCCGATCGCCAAGCCGGAGAAGACGGCCCTGCTGAGCATCTGCACCCGGCAGCGGTTCCGGGCCGCGGTCTCGGGTGCCACCGAAGCGAAGGAGCATCACCTTGACCACGCCTGA
- a CDS encoding lysine N(6)-hydroxylase/L-ornithine N(5)-oxygenase family protein has product MESYDFIGIGLGPYNLGLACLTAPVADLDGLFLEARSDVSWHPGMLLESSRLQTPFLADLVTLADPTSPFSFLNYLKEIGRLYPFYIRESFYPLRVEYDAYCRWAAAKLPKLRFGHQVTAVEYDPADERYVVTATVDGATVTHRARHLVLGTGTPPYLPDACAGLPSDAVHNSRYLEHRDALKAKRSITIVGSGQSAAEIYHDLLADIDAHGYQLNWVTRSPRFFPLEYTKLTLEMTSPDYVDYFHALPEPTRYRLEAEQKGLFKGISADLVNDIFDLLYARSVGGPVNTRLLTNTELTSAGYDEATGVHTLGLRHVEQERDLTLETEGLVLATGYRYQVPAFLEPIRDRLRFDGQGRLDVARNYSVDVTGRGVFLQNGGTHTHSITSPDLGMGPYRNSWIIRELLGREPYPIEKSITFQEFGVTM; this is encoded by the coding sequence ATGGAAAGCTACGACTTCATCGGCATCGGCCTCGGCCCGTACAACCTCGGCCTGGCCTGCCTGACCGCGCCGGTCGCCGACCTGGACGGGCTGTTCCTGGAGGCCCGCTCCGACGTCTCCTGGCATCCCGGCATGCTGCTGGAGTCCTCCCGGCTACAGACCCCCTTCCTGGCCGACCTGGTCACCCTGGCCGACCCCACCTCGCCGTTCTCCTTCCTCAACTACCTCAAGGAGATCGGCCGGCTCTACCCCTTCTACATCCGGGAGAGCTTCTACCCGCTGCGGGTGGAGTACGACGCCTACTGCCGCTGGGCCGCCGCGAAGCTGCCCAAGCTGCGCTTCGGCCACCAGGTCACCGCCGTCGAGTACGACCCGGCGGACGAGCGGTACGTGGTGACCGCCACCGTCGACGGCGCCACCGTGACCCATCGGGCCCGGCACCTGGTGCTCGGCACCGGCACCCCGCCGTACCTTCCCGACGCCTGCGCCGGCCTGCCCTCCGACGCGGTGCACAACTCGCGTTACCTGGAGCACCGGGACGCGCTGAAGGCCAAGCGGAGCATCACCATCGTCGGCAGCGGGCAGAGCGCCGCCGAGATCTACCACGACCTGCTCGCCGACATCGACGCCCATGGCTACCAGCTCAACTGGGTGACCCGCTCGCCGCGCTTCTTCCCACTGGAGTACACCAAGCTGACCCTGGAGATGACCTCACCGGACTACGTGGACTACTTCCACGCCCTGCCCGAGCCCACCCGCTACCGCCTGGAGGCCGAGCAGAAGGGGCTGTTCAAGGGAATCTCCGCGGACCTGGTCAACGACATCTTCGACCTGCTGTACGCGCGCAGCGTCGGCGGCCCGGTGAACACCCGCCTGCTGACCAACACCGAACTGACCAGCGCCGGGTACGACGAGGCCACCGGCGTGCACACGCTCGGGCTGCGCCACGTCGAGCAGGAACGGGACCTCACCCTGGAGACCGAGGGGCTGGTGCTGGCGACCGGCTACCGCTACCAGGTGCCGGCGTTCCTGGAGCCGATCCGGGACCGGCTGCGTTTCGACGGCCAGGGCCGGCTCGACGTGGCCCGCAACTACAGCGTCGACGTGACCGGTCGCGGCGTGTTCCTGCAGAACGGCGGCACCCACACGCACAGCATCACCTCGCCGGACCTCGGCATGGGCCCGTACCGCAACAGCTGGATCATCCGCGAGTTGCTCGGCCGGGAGCCGTACCCGATCGAGAAGTCGATCACCTTCCAGGAGTTCGGGGTGACGATGTGA